A region from the Streptomyces sp. 3214.6 genome encodes:
- a CDS encoding alpha-galactosidase, with translation MTRIRSLVLTLAGMLLVSAIPLLGGAHPAAASDNGLSLRPAMGWSSWSLVRRTPTEAKLKAQADAMVSSGLKNHGFVYVNLDDFYQKCDAGGFVVDSYGRWAVDPAKFPSGIKALADYIHSKGLKFGFYVTPGIAKNAVTANTPIEGTPYHAKDIADTSKTEKNYNCKNMYYIDYSKPGAQEFVNSWARQYASWGVDYLKIDGVGSQDVPDVEAWDKALRASGRPINFALSNNLPIAQGGTWRQLANSWRTQGDVECYCGPGDNGSGYPLTDWSHVSSRFDSAASWQQYAGPGGWNDLDSLEIGNGDQVGLTADQRRSHFTLWAMAGAPLLLGTDLTNIDPVDKAMLTNDRLIGVDQDGVAAKRLVKSGVKQVWSKRESNGDYVVALFNTGTAGNSTVSVNWSQVGFTGSGDVTDLWSGSHKGEIANSYSATLRPGETRLIRVKPVADAALQASPGMAVAPYEYLGWGSPQNPTAVMSATGVKWFTLAFILSDGGCNPKWDGSRPLTGGNDQSKINAIRAAGGDVMVSVGGWSGAKLGEKCSSAAALAGAYQKVIDAYGLKAIDIDIENTEWSNATVRQRVVDALKTVKANNTGLKTVITFGTTTSGPDSTGVDMIKRAANSGLANDVWCIMPFDFGGGTTTMGTLTTQAMEGLKARVKSAYGYSDATAYAHIGLSSMNGKTDDSGELVRVADFKTMLAYAQQHHIGRLTYWSVNRDRACGSGSAGDACSGVTQQPYDYLKVFARYTG, from the coding sequence ATGACACGAATCAGATCGCTGGTGCTCACCCTGGCGGGGATGCTGCTGGTCTCCGCGATTCCGCTGCTCGGCGGCGCGCACCCGGCCGCCGCCTCCGACAACGGCCTCTCGCTGCGCCCCGCCATGGGCTGGAGCAGCTGGAGCCTGGTACGCCGCACCCCGACCGAGGCGAAGCTCAAGGCGCAGGCCGACGCGATGGTGTCGAGCGGCCTGAAGAACCACGGCTTCGTCTACGTCAACCTCGACGACTTCTACCAGAAGTGCGACGCAGGCGGCTTCGTCGTCGACTCCTACGGCCGCTGGGCGGTCGATCCGGCCAAGTTCCCCTCGGGCATCAAGGCGCTCGCCGACTACATCCATTCCAAGGGCCTGAAGTTCGGCTTCTACGTCACCCCGGGCATCGCCAAGAACGCGGTCACCGCGAACACTCCGATCGAGGGGACGCCCTATCACGCCAAGGACATCGCGGACACGTCGAAGACCGAGAAGAACTACAACTGCAAGAACATGTACTACATCGACTACTCCAAGCCGGGCGCGCAGGAGTTCGTGAACTCGTGGGCCCGGCAGTACGCCTCCTGGGGTGTCGACTACCTGAAGATCGACGGTGTGGGCAGCCAGGACGTCCCCGACGTCGAGGCCTGGGACAAGGCGCTGCGGGCCAGCGGACGGCCCATCAACTTCGCGCTCTCCAACAACCTGCCGATCGCCCAGGGCGGCACCTGGCGGCAACTGGCGAACAGCTGGCGCACCCAGGGTGACGTCGAGTGCTACTGCGGCCCGGGGGACAACGGCAGCGGCTACCCCCTCACCGACTGGTCGCACGTCTCCTCCCGCTTCGACTCGGCCGCCTCCTGGCAGCAGTACGCCGGTCCCGGCGGCTGGAACGACCTCGACTCGCTGGAGATCGGCAACGGCGACCAGGTGGGACTCACCGCCGACCAGCGCCGCTCGCACTTCACCCTGTGGGCCATGGCGGGGGCTCCGCTGCTGCTGGGCACCGATCTGACGAACATCGACCCGGTCGACAAGGCGATGCTCACCAACGACCGGCTGATCGGCGTCGACCAGGACGGGGTCGCGGCGAAACGCCTCGTGAAGAGCGGGGTGAAGCAGGTCTGGAGCAAGCGGGAGAGCAACGGCGACTACGTCGTCGCCCTCTTCAACACGGGTACGGCCGGGAACTCGACGGTCAGTGTGAACTGGTCGCAGGTCGGCTTCACCGGCTCCGGCGATGTGACGGATCTCTGGTCGGGCTCGCACAAGGGCGAGATCGCCAACTCGTACAGTGCGACGCTGCGCCCCGGGGAGACCCGGCTGATCCGGGTGAAGCCCGTAGCCGACGCCGCGCTGCAGGCCTCTCCCGGTATGGCGGTGGCCCCCTACGAGTATCTCGGCTGGGGCAGCCCGCAGAACCCCACGGCGGTCATGTCGGCGACCGGCGTCAAGTGGTTCACGCTCGCCTTCATCCTGTCCGACGGCGGCTGCAACCCGAAGTGGGACGGTTCTCGCCCGCTGACCGGCGGCAACGACCAGTCGAAGATCAACGCCATCAGGGCGGCCGGCGGTGATGTGATGGTCTCCGTCGGCGGCTGGAGCGGCGCCAAACTCGGCGAGAAGTGCTCCAGCGCCGCCGCGCTGGCCGGCGCCTACCAGAAGGTGATCGACGCCTACGGACTCAAAGCCATCGACATCGACATCGAGAACACCGAGTGGTCCAACGCCACGGTCCGCCAGCGGGTCGTCGACGCGCTGAAGACCGTGAAGGCGAACAACACCGGGCTGAAGACCGTCATCACCTTCGGCACCACCACCAGCGGCCCGGACTCCACCGGCGTCGACATGATCAAGCGTGCCGCCAATTCAGGGCTCGCCAACGACGTCTGGTGCATCATGCCGTTCGACTTCGGCGGCGGCACCACCACCATGGGCACCCTCACCACCCAGGCCATGGAGGGCCTCAAGGCCCGCGTCAAGTCGGCCTACGGCTACAGCGACGCCACGGCCTACGCCCACATCGGCCTGTCGTCGATGAACGGCAAGACCGACGACTCCGGCGAGCTGGTCCGCGTCGCGGACTTCAAGACCATGCTCGCCTACGCCCAGCAGCACCACATCGGGCGCCTCACCTACTGGTCCGTCAACCGCGACCGGGCCTGCGGTTCCGGCTCCGCCGGGGACGCATGCAGCGGCGTGACACAGCAGCCGTACGACTACCTCAAGGTCTTCGCCCGGTACACGGGCTGA
- a CDS encoding glycosyl hydrolase family 28 protein: MQQRTPWVAAVLLAFAVMLGLSDPPALAAEQPPHRAAEFDVRDYGAKGNGSANDTPAVDKAINAASAAGGGTVRFPAGDYKSKNTIHLKSHVTLRLDKGATLQGSSADTYDKAESNPYDDYQDYGHSHFHDAMIYGDRLTDIGLVGEGVIDGLGNLITGNPKSGEADKIISLTRCDGLRIGDGLTLRRGGHFAALVNGCENVTSDRLTIDTASDRDGWNIISTTNVTVTNANIKANDDALVFKSDYALGAKLPNGHVRVNDSYLSAKCCNALMFGSETCGDFSDYRFENIRIEGADKSGLGMVSMDGAKISDVHYRNITMTGVHSPIMQKIGTRKRCGNSPGIGSISDITYDDITATGSSPSFSPTVWGENGHRISGVTFNKVNITVPGGNGTMSTAVPSNDPNDYNPKAIGTRPAYGWYLHNADNVRFTDSSVKFAAGDGRPAVIADAASGIRFTRFTADKGGDSPFDVGFQNTTGACLTDSHTTSGGALRVSGGQDCGTPASPLDLENPRQEFLRGSVGGLFLHWGERTAPAHTSCTAWENDVTSGGWTPDYWVQEAQKLHTQYLVLATFHSRLGYARPWPSKIPGSCSTRRDFVGELIKAAKAKGLKVILYMTDDPKWHAEGGHEWLDSAAYSAYQGENVDLTTRDGFGRFSYDNFFEVMDRYPDLGGFWIDNDNAYWESHDLYAQIQQKRPGYTLSNNNEDTPIMDMISNEQKTGMSPAYDYPQAVYTAQPRLTEADFKLPSTGAWWYDGSDPAVDRMLTLGRLVTNAGSSVKALMAETAQVNGKFPSNQAAFNNFADSYLDPIWESLHGTEGGGYLHGGLKPGFWNDGAHGVTTVSRSNPDLQYVHVLTPPTTSTLRIRDNGYRVTSVTNLRTGAAVDWTQSQGVLTLNGLSGWDPYDTVFKVTTTGRQGILSGVKVSASASASGHPAAAVGDGDYLTYWDSDKTLPVNLTFDLGSAKKVQYVGLNQREDSVAYARSDTEQSARIKDYKVFLSNDGSTWGSAVKTGQVASRRGVQGIDLTAANARYVRLEIDSTWAASTDSTRYKRLRVDEAWIGTSYVIGGRS, translated from the coding sequence ATGCAGCAGCGCACGCCATGGGTGGCGGCCGTCCTCCTGGCCTTCGCCGTCATGCTCGGCCTGAGCGATCCGCCGGCCCTCGCGGCCGAGCAACCGCCGCACCGCGCAGCCGAGTTCGACGTACGCGACTACGGCGCCAAGGGCAACGGCTCGGCCAACGACACCCCGGCCGTCGACAAGGCGATCAACGCGGCCTCGGCAGCCGGCGGCGGCACGGTCCGCTTCCCGGCCGGTGACTACAAGTCCAAGAACACCATCCACCTGAAGAGCCATGTGACGCTCCGGCTCGACAAGGGCGCCACGCTCCAGGGCTCCAGCGCCGACACCTACGACAAGGCCGAGTCCAACCCGTACGACGACTACCAGGACTACGGACACAGCCACTTCCACGACGCGATGATCTACGGCGACAGGCTGACCGACATCGGCCTCGTCGGCGAGGGCGTCATCGACGGCCTCGGCAACCTGATCACCGGCAACCCCAAGTCCGGCGAGGCCGACAAGATCATCTCCCTGACCCGTTGCGACGGACTGCGTATCGGCGACGGACTCACGCTCAGGAGGGGCGGTCACTTCGCGGCCCTCGTCAACGGCTGCGAGAACGTCACCTCGGACCGTCTCACCATCGACACCGCGAGCGACCGCGACGGCTGGAACATCATCTCCACCACCAACGTCACGGTCACGAACGCGAACATCAAGGCCAACGACGACGCCCTGGTCTTCAAGAGCGACTACGCCCTCGGCGCCAAGCTCCCCAACGGCCATGTCCGGGTGAACGACTCCTATCTCTCGGCGAAGTGCTGCAACGCGCTGATGTTCGGCTCCGAGACCTGCGGCGACTTCTCGGACTACCGGTTCGAGAACATCCGGATCGAGGGCGCAGACAAGTCCGGCCTCGGCATGGTCTCCATGGACGGCGCGAAGATCTCCGACGTCCACTACCGGAACATCACCATGACCGGCGTCCACTCGCCGATCATGCAGAAGATCGGCACCCGCAAACGCTGCGGCAACTCTCCCGGCATCGGGTCCATCAGTGACATCACGTACGACGACATCACGGCCACCGGCAGCAGCCCGTCCTTCAGCCCGACCGTGTGGGGCGAGAACGGCCACCGCATCAGCGGCGTGACCTTCAACAAGGTGAACATCACCGTGCCCGGCGGCAACGGCACCATGTCCACCGCAGTGCCGAGCAACGACCCGAACGACTACAACCCCAAGGCCATCGGCACCCGGCCGGCGTACGGCTGGTATCTGCACAACGCCGACAACGTCCGATTCACCGACAGCTCGGTGAAGTTCGCCGCCGGCGACGGGCGCCCGGCCGTCATCGCCGACGCGGCGAGCGGCATCCGGTTCACCAGGTTCACCGCGGACAAGGGCGGCGACTCGCCCTTCGACGTGGGGTTCCAGAACACCACCGGCGCCTGCCTCACGGACAGTCACACCACCTCCGGCGGCGCCCTGCGGGTCTCGGGCGGCCAGGACTGCGGCACACCGGCCAGTCCCCTCGACCTCGAGAACCCGCGTCAGGAGTTCCTGCGGGGCTCCGTCGGCGGCCTCTTCCTGCACTGGGGCGAGCGCACCGCCCCCGCCCACACCAGCTGCACCGCCTGGGAGAACGACGTCACCAGCGGCGGCTGGACCCCCGACTACTGGGTCCAGGAGGCGCAGAAGCTGCACACCCAGTACCTGGTGCTCGCCACCTTCCACAGCCGGCTCGGCTATGCCCGCCCCTGGCCCTCGAAGATCCCGGGCAGCTGCTCCACCAGGCGGGACTTCGTCGGGGAGCTGATCAAGGCGGCCAAGGCCAAGGGCCTCAAGGTCATCCTCTACATGACCGACGACCCCAAGTGGCACGCCGAGGGCGGGCACGAGTGGCTGGACTCGGCCGCGTACTCCGCCTACCAGGGCGAGAACGTCGACCTGACCACCCGTGACGGTTTCGGCCGGTTCAGCTACGACAACTTCTTCGAGGTCATGGACCGCTATCCCGACCTGGGCGGGTTCTGGATCGACAACGACAACGCGTACTGGGAGAGCCACGACCTGTACGCCCAGATCCAGCAGAAGCGGCCCGGCTACACGCTCAGCAACAACAACGAGGACACGCCGATCATGGACATGATCAGCAATGAGCAGAAGACGGGGATGTCGCCGGCGTACGACTATCCGCAGGCCGTCTACACCGCCCAACCCCGCCTGACGGAAGCCGACTTCAAACTCCCCTCGACCGGCGCCTGGTGGTACGACGGCTCGGACCCGGCCGTCGACCGGATGCTCACCCTCGGCCGGCTCGTCACCAACGCGGGTTCCTCCGTGAAGGCACTGATGGCCGAGACCGCTCAGGTCAACGGCAAGTTCCCGAGCAACCAGGCCGCCTTCAACAACTTCGCCGACTCCTATCTCGACCCCATCTGGGAGTCACTGCACGGCACCGAGGGCGGCGGCTACCTGCACGGCGGGCTGAAGCCCGGCTTCTGGAACGACGGCGCACACGGTGTGACGACCGTCAGCAGGAGCAACCCCGACCTGCAGTACGTCCATGTGCTCACCCCGCCCACCACCTCCACCCTGCGCATCCGCGACAACGGCTACCGCGTCACGTCCGTCACCAACCTCCGTACCGGTGCGGCGGTCGACTGGACGCAGTCCCAGGGAGTGCTCACCCTGAACGGACTCTCCGGCTGGGACCCGTACGACACCGTCTTCAAGGTCACCACCACCGGACGCCAGGGCATCCTGTCGGGCGTCAAGGTGAGCGCGAGCGCCTCGGCGAGCGGTCACCCGGCCGCGGCAGTCGGCGACGGCGACTACCTCACCTACTGGGACAGCGACAAGACCCTGCCCGTCAACCTCACCTTCGACCTCGGCTCGGCCAAGAAGGTCCAGTACGTCGGGCTCAACCAGCGCGAGGACTCCGTCGCCTACGCCCGTTCCGACACCGAGCAGTCGGCACGGATCAAGGACTACAAGGTGTTCCTCAGCAACGACGGGTCGACCTGGGGAAGCGCGGTCAAGACCGGGCAGGTGGCGAGCCGGCGCGGCGTCCAGGGCATCGACCTCACCGCCGCGAACGCCCGTTACGTACGCCTGGAGATCGACTCCACCTGGGCCGCGTCCACCGACTCCACCCGCTACAAGCGGCTGCGGGTCGACGAGGCCTGGATCGGTACTTCCTATGTGATCGGGGGACGCTCATGA
- a CDS encoding Tat pathway signal sequence domain protein, with product MSTSRRTLLGATIGGAAAATVGGLPGTAHAASWQQKWAPSASSDGLGAFETIEDDRADSHPAARPHIFATGNNWRFNMHTVDRDTSTDRQRQEVTGLRNGGGSNYLKWTSGQTWRLTYSMYIPSSLKATTAFTHIMQMKQPGAGSSPIVVQSLRRVNGVQTIELKVIEGDVLVGRTNLDPLHDKWTDVDFQIKIGNGSSGTVRWILKSGSTTVIDASKTGVDTFLADRVRPKWGIYRSLGDTSGSLQDCYLLLTNLRGYQLV from the coding sequence ATGAGCACATCACGCAGGACCCTGCTCGGCGCGACGATCGGCGGCGCCGCGGCGGCCACCGTCGGCGGTCTGCCCGGCACCGCGCACGCCGCCTCCTGGCAGCAGAAGTGGGCGCCGTCCGCGAGCAGCGACGGCCTCGGCGCCTTCGAGACCATCGAGGACGACCGCGCCGACTCCCACCCCGCGGCCAGGCCGCACATCTTCGCCACCGGCAACAACTGGCGCTTCAACATGCACACGGTCGACCGGGACACCTCCACCGACCGCCAGCGCCAGGAGGTCACCGGGCTGCGCAACGGCGGCGGCAGCAACTACCTCAAGTGGACCTCGGGCCAGACCTGGCGGCTGACGTACTCGATGTACATCCCCAGCTCTCTGAAGGCGACCACCGCCTTCACCCACATCATGCAGATGAAGCAGCCCGGCGCCGGCAGCTCGCCGATCGTCGTGCAGTCGCTGCGCCGGGTGAACGGGGTGCAGACCATCGAGCTGAAGGTCATCGAGGGCGATGTCCTCGTCGGCCGCACCAACCTTGATCCCCTGCACGACAAATGGACCGACGTCGACTTCCAGATCAAGATCGGAAACGGCTCGTCCGGCACGGTGCGCTGGATCCTCAAGAGCGGTTCCACCACCGTCATCGACGCCTCCAAGACCGGTGTCGACACCTTCCTCGCCGACCGGGTCCGCCCGAAGTGGGGCATCTACCGCTCCCTGGGCGACACCTCCGGGTCCCTTCAGGACTGCTACCTGCTGCTCACCAATCTGCGCGGCTACCAACTCGTCTGA
- a CDS encoding glycoside hydrolase family 88/105 protein: protein MRRFRATPALRPVLTAGALAAAGLLTVSAAAPPTAAQPPSITRPAAATDWSVAMVDSTTARFTPSTIGGWSYPVGLYLYGQYLTYRRTHEPRYLSYIRTYVDRFVHADGSIDQKFNSLDSMQAGRLLVILHHETGDDRYRIAARTIRDRLDSYPRTSDGGFWHADTSSRAHQLWSDGVYMVNPFLVEYGKEFGDSAYADDEAARQLAVYGSHLQVSGGLLRHAYDESKTVSWADPATGLAPEHWCRAVGWYSMAMVNVLDAIPARQARRPQLLRIFRQLAAGLERYQDPATGRWFQVIDKGGQSDNWTETSCSSMFTYALSRGAQQGYLDKRYQAVAQRGYKGVLARISLGTDGRTSLTDISIGTNVGDYAFYIARPRETNDFHGLGSFLIMNEQLRSR from the coding sequence ATGAGACGTTTCCGTGCCACGCCGGCCCTGCGTCCCGTGCTCACGGCGGGAGCGCTCGCCGCGGCGGGACTGCTGACGGTCTCGGCCGCGGCCCCACCCACCGCCGCGCAGCCCCCGTCCATCACCCGTCCGGCAGCCGCCACGGACTGGTCCGTGGCCATGGTCGACTCGACCACGGCCCGCTTCACCCCGAGCACCATCGGCGGCTGGTCGTACCCCGTCGGCCTGTATCTCTACGGCCAGTACCTCACCTACCGGCGCACGCACGAGCCGCGGTATCTCTCGTACATCAGGACCTATGTGGACCGCTTCGTGCACGCCGACGGCAGCATCGACCAGAAGTTCAACAGCCTCGACAGCATGCAGGCCGGACGGCTGCTGGTGATCCTGCACCACGAGACCGGCGACGACCGCTACCGCATCGCTGCCCGCACGATCCGCGACCGGCTGGACAGCTACCCGCGCACCTCCGACGGCGGCTTCTGGCACGCCGACACCAGCAGCCGCGCCCACCAGCTCTGGTCGGACGGCGTCTACATGGTGAACCCGTTCCTCGTCGAGTACGGCAAGGAGTTCGGCGACTCCGCCTACGCCGACGACGAGGCGGCCCGGCAGCTCGCCGTCTACGGCAGCCATCTCCAGGTCTCGGGCGGTCTGCTGCGGCACGCCTACGACGAGTCGAAGACCGTCAGTTGGGCGGATCCGGCGACCGGGCTCGCCCCGGAGCACTGGTGCCGGGCCGTCGGCTGGTACTCGATGGCGATGGTGAACGTCCTCGACGCCATCCCGGCGCGGCAGGCCCGCCGTCCGCAGCTCCTGCGCATCTTCCGGCAGTTGGCCGCCGGTCTGGAGCGCTACCAGGACCCGGCGACCGGCCGCTGGTTCCAGGTGATCGACAAGGGCGGACAGAGCGACAACTGGACCGAGACCTCCTGCTCCAGCATGTTCACCTACGCCCTCTCGCGCGGCGCCCAGCAGGGATACCTCGACAAGCGCTACCAGGCCGTCGCACAGCGCGGCTACAAGGGCGTCCTCGCCCGGATCTCACTCGGCACGGACGGCCGCACCAGCCTCACCGACATCTCCATCGGCACCAACGTCGGCGACTACGCCTTCTACATCGCGCGCCCCCGGGAGACCAACGACTTCCACGGTCTCGGTTCCTTCCTGATCATGAACGAGCAGCTCAGGTCCCGGTAG
- a CDS encoding glycoside hydrolase family 75 protein, which yields MRSRTLPLAAAAAAALLVAALPATASAGPASTQEGSVSAADLLAKVTSCSQISNGKYKTDDETSASVPVCGKNGAVFWKADMDVDCDGQRTAKCNESTDPWYQDDTAFHQSDGKALRADSLPYVVVPSSSSLWNYGSAGIKGGGVVAVIYQNKVEYAVVGDTGPTKIIGEASYATAKALGIDPDPENGGTDSGVTYILFKNSKVSPIESHSAAVTLGDQLAKTFIRNN from the coding sequence GTGCGTTCTCGAACATTGCCCCTCGCCGCGGCAGCGGCGGCCGCCCTCCTCGTCGCCGCCCTCCCGGCGACCGCCTCCGCAGGCCCCGCCTCGACACAGGAGGGCTCGGTCAGCGCGGCCGACCTGCTCGCCAAGGTGACGTCCTGCTCGCAGATCTCCAACGGCAAGTACAAGACCGACGACGAGACATCGGCCTCCGTCCCGGTCTGCGGCAAGAACGGCGCCGTCTTCTGGAAGGCCGACATGGACGTCGACTGCGACGGCCAGCGCACCGCCAAGTGCAACGAGAGCACCGACCCCTGGTACCAGGACGACACGGCCTTCCACCAGTCGGACGGCAAGGCGCTGCGCGCCGACTCGCTGCCCTACGTCGTCGTGCCCAGCTCCAGCTCCCTCTGGAACTACGGCTCCGCGGGCATAAAGGGCGGCGGGGTCGTCGCCGTGATCTACCAGAACAAGGTGGAGTACGCGGTCGTCGGCGACACCGGCCCCACGAAGATCATCGGCGAGGCCTCGTACGCGACGGCCAAGGCGCTCGGCATCGACCCCGACCCGGAGAACGGCGGCACGGACTCCGGCGTCACCTACATCCTCTTCAAGAACTCCAAGGTGTCCCCCATCGAGAGCCACAGCGCGGCGGTGACCCTCGGCGACCAACTGGCCAAGACGTTCATCCGCAACAACTAG
- a CDS encoding MFS transporter translates to MFAPRTTVPWPVVALFTAGYLAPYLLPTVVGRLDSGLPLSATEAGAVGSALLLSSAAAGFLLASRVERIGARTLARIGLTLAVLGYGGAALAGDVPAVVVGAVLGGFGSGTATTVAATRVAAQPDPHRASTLGLLAVSALAGAVYLTVPHLGAGHGQPLAAIALIALAVWPLTGRLPDRTAPVRTRPEDRPGRLPHLRSGLVLAAAMPCWSLVQNSLWGVSGRIGLTQAHLSEAAVGVVFAVALGAGLMGVLGASALGTRLGRAAPIGAGTVLIAGCVVASASATGPVSFAAGEIAWNVFYPIVLSYLIGLAASLDPRGRWAVLVGSAGSLGTAAGPLTGSVLSAQAGFPVMGLVLGAGLLVVAVPMTAVALHTGGRPVLAGGVLRRGGGSPEQPVVEIAVEAPAVPDRDAYDTAGPRPAGAAPGSGA, encoded by the coding sequence GTGTTCGCCCCTCGCACCACCGTGCCCTGGCCCGTCGTCGCCCTTTTCACGGCCGGGTACCTCGCCCCCTACCTGCTGCCGACCGTCGTCGGCCGCCTCGACTCCGGGCTGCCGCTGTCCGCCACCGAGGCGGGCGCCGTCGGCAGTGCCCTGCTGCTGAGTTCGGCCGCCGCCGGGTTTCTGCTCGCCTCCCGCGTGGAGCGGATCGGGGCGCGGACCCTCGCCCGCATCGGACTGACCCTCGCCGTCCTCGGCTACGGCGGCGCCGCCCTCGCCGGTGACGTGCCGGCCGTCGTCGTGGGCGCGGTCCTCGGCGGCTTCGGATCCGGTACGGCCACGACGGTCGCCGCCACCCGCGTCGCCGCCCAGCCCGACCCGCACCGCGCCTCCACGCTGGGCCTGCTCGCGGTCTCCGCGCTCGCGGGCGCCGTCTATCTGACGGTGCCGCACCTCGGCGCGGGACACGGGCAGCCGCTCGCCGCGATCGCGCTCATCGCGCTGGCCGTGTGGCCGCTGACCGGACGGCTGCCCGACCGGACGGCTCCCGTCCGCACCCGCCCCGAGGACCGCCCCGGCCGCCTCCCCCACCTGCGCTCCGGCCTCGTCCTGGCCGCCGCGATGCCCTGCTGGTCGCTGGTGCAGAACTCCCTGTGGGGCGTCAGCGGACGCATCGGCCTGACGCAGGCTCACCTCTCCGAGGCCGCCGTCGGCGTCGTCTTCGCGGTGGCGCTGGGCGCCGGGCTCATGGGCGTGCTCGGCGCGAGCGCGCTCGGGACGCGGCTGGGGCGGGCGGCGCCGATCGGCGCCGGGACCGTCCTGATCGCCGGCTGTGTCGTCGCCAGCGCGTCGGCGACCGGGCCGGTGAGCTTCGCGGCCGGCGAGATCGCCTGGAACGTCTTCTACCCGATCGTGCTGTCGTATCTGATCGGGCTCGCCGCCTCGCTCGACCCGCGCGGACGCTGGGCGGTGCTCGTCGGGTCGGCGGGCTCGCTGGGGACGGCGGCCGGGCCGCTCACCGGGAGCGTGCTGTCGGCGCAGGCCGGGTTCCCGGTGATGGGGCTGGTGCTGGGCGCCGGACTGCTCGTCGTCGCCGTCCCGATGACCGCCGTGGCCCTGCACACGGGCGGACGTCCGGTGCTCGCCGGAGGGGTCCTGCGGCGGGGCGGCGGCAGCCCGGAGCAGCCGGTGGTGGAGATCGCGGTGGAGGCCCCGGCCGTGCCCGACCGGGACGCGTACGACACGGCCGGACCCCGGCCGGCGGGCGCCGCACCGGGGTCAGGAGCCTGA
- a CDS encoding IclR family transcriptional regulator, whose translation MAETDGGGGVREVKSAARTVELLELLAARGDRPARLQELADELGVPRSSMYALLQTLISRGWVRTDVTGSLYGIGIHALLTGTSYLDSDPRVQLVRPYLDEASEALGETIHLGRLDGRGVAYLATRESHEYLRTISRVGRRLPAHVGALGKALLAQRPDEELPEGPYEALTPHSHTDRESLLADLVGVRARGYSVDREEGVLGIVGFGFALRYDIPAQDAISCSVPVARLTPEHEERIVTVMREIRAKIEATTPGSGGAAHWR comes from the coding sequence ATGGCGGAGACAGATGGCGGAGGCGGCGTCCGCGAGGTCAAGTCGGCGGCGCGCACGGTCGAGCTGCTGGAGCTGCTCGCGGCGCGCGGTGACCGGCCGGCGCGGCTGCAGGAGCTGGCGGACGAGCTGGGCGTGCCGCGCAGCTCGATGTACGCGCTGCTGCAGACCCTGATCAGCCGGGGCTGGGTGCGCACGGACGTCACCGGCTCCCTCTACGGCATCGGCATCCACGCCCTGCTGACCGGCACCAGCTACCTCGACTCCGACCCGCGCGTCCAGCTGGTGCGGCCCTATCTCGACGAGGCGTCGGAGGCGCTGGGCGAGACCATCCACCTGGGCCGGCTGGACGGCCGGGGCGTCGCGTATCTGGCGACCCGAGAGTCGCACGAATACCTGCGCACCATCAGCCGGGTCGGACGACGGCTGCCCGCGCACGTCGGCGCGCTGGGCAAGGCGCTGCTCGCGCAGCGGCCGGACGAGGAGCTGCCCGAGGGGCCGTACGAGGCGCTGACCCCGCACTCCCACACCGACCGGGAGTCGCTGCTCGCCGACCTCGTGGGGGTGCGGGCGCGCGGGTACTCCGTGGACCGCGAGGAGGGCGTCCTCGGCATCGTCGGCTTCGGCTTCGCCCTGCGCTACGACATCCCCGCCCAGGACGCGATCAGTTGCTCGGTGCCGGTGGCCCGACTGACGCCGGAGCACGAGGAGCGGATCGTGACGGTGATGCGGGAGATCAGGGCGAAGATCGAGGCGACGACGCCGGGTTCCGGCGGTGCCGCCCACTGGCGCTAG